One genomic window of Eggerthella timonensis includes the following:
- a CDS encoding diphosphate--fructose-6-phosphate 1-phosphotransferase produces MSTCLVAQSGGPTAVINSSLAGVVRANQLNPLYDRVYGGLYGIEGTLDDRLYDLTDLTGRDIELLQQTPSSALGTCRYKLKRGNDADYRRLVEVMDAHDISTMFYIGGNDSMDTVDALAEWAQANAPGKRFIGIPKTVDNDLVPVDHCPGFPSAAKVACEITHATRLDYDAYTRPEVFVLEVMGRDAGWLAASCCVTGDVDLLVLPEADFDQNAFLAEVRKKFDETGKCYIVTSEGAHYADGTYLSAGSSANDGFAHAVLGGAAAAIKQMIVDAGIVPRGIVQDLSRAARSSNFAQSIVDRTEAWELGLSAHMRSADPAFTGQVVGVRRDEAAAANGFYNAKFFAAPAAEFANFVKHFPAEWIMPNYQGIVPEAVEYFRPLIKGEPRVVMEGGIPATIVPFNRR; encoded by the coding sequence ATGAGCACCTGCCTTGTTGCACAATCCGGCGGACCCACCGCCGTCATCAACTCGAGCTTGGCCGGCGTCGTGCGTGCCAATCAGCTGAACCCGCTGTACGATCGCGTCTACGGCGGGCTGTACGGCATCGAAGGCACGCTGGACGACCGGCTCTACGACCTCACCGACCTCACGGGACGTGACATCGAGCTCTTGCAGCAAACGCCGTCGTCGGCGCTGGGCACCTGCCGCTACAAGCTGAAACGCGGCAACGACGCCGATTATCGCCGCCTGGTGGAGGTGATGGACGCCCACGACATCTCGACGATGTTCTACATCGGCGGCAACGATTCGATGGACACCGTAGACGCGCTGGCCGAGTGGGCGCAGGCGAATGCGCCGGGGAAGCGCTTCATCGGCATTCCCAAGACCGTGGACAACGACCTGGTGCCCGTGGACCACTGCCCCGGCTTCCCGAGCGCGGCGAAGGTGGCTTGCGAGATCACGCACGCCACGCGCCTCGACTACGACGCGTACACGCGCCCCGAGGTGTTCGTGCTCGAGGTGATGGGCCGCGACGCGGGCTGGCTGGCGGCCAGCTGCTGCGTCACGGGCGACGTGGACTTGCTCGTGCTGCCGGAGGCTGACTTCGACCAGAACGCATTTCTGGCCGAGGTGCGCAAGAAGTTCGACGAGACGGGCAAGTGCTACATCGTCACGTCGGAGGGCGCGCACTATGCGGACGGCACGTACCTATCGGCCGGCTCTTCGGCGAACGACGGCTTCGCCCACGCCGTTCTGGGAGGCGCGGCGGCCGCCATCAAGCAGATGATCGTCGACGCCGGCATCGTGCCGCGCGGCATCGTGCAGGATCTGTCGCGCGCGGCGCGCTCCAGCAACTTCGCGCAGAGCATCGTCGACCGGACCGAGGCATGGGAGCTGGGGCTGAGCGCCCACATGCGCAGCGCCGATCCCGCGTTCACCGGCCAGGTGGTGGGCGTGCGCCGCGACGAGGCCGCGGCAGCCAACGGCTTCTACAACGCGAAGTTCTTCGCCGCGCCGGCAGCCGAGTTCGCGAACTTCGTGAAGCACTTCCCCGCCGAGTGGATAATGCCGAACTACCAGGGCATCGTGCCCGAGGCGGTCGAGTACTTCCGTCCGCTCATCAAGGGCGAGCCGCGCGTGGTCATGGAAGGCGGCATCCCCGCCACCATCGTGCCGTTCAACCGACGATGA
- a CDS encoding sensor histidine kinase: protein MMYMLVGIACLAVGAALAWVACGRELRRMARFLRGREARSNARMTVQVPGRAFAELAEAVNAQLDAAQQERLDGQRRQQEFQRDLASLSHDIRTPIMGAKGYLRLAQDESDEAGRARRLAAAEARLDDMGALLDQLFAYAQANDPDLALDLVPVAVLPALADVLVGQFPAFERRGWEPCVDFEDEALSVDADAEALARIFENLVANALRYGSGPLAVEQRGACVTFANEVPDPAALDPERLFERFYRADDARSAIGSGLGLAVSASLAASMGMRLSARVKGNVLVVELGLPATLR from the coding sequence ATGATGTATATGCTGGTGGGAATCGCGTGCTTGGCGGTCGGCGCTGCGCTTGCGTGGGTCGCATGCGGTCGGGAGCTGCGCCGCATGGCGAGGTTCCTGCGCGGGCGGGAGGCGCGCAGCAACGCGCGGATGACGGTGCAGGTGCCCGGACGGGCGTTCGCCGAGCTGGCTGAGGCGGTGAACGCCCAGCTGGACGCCGCGCAGCAGGAGCGGCTGGACGGCCAGCGCCGCCAGCAGGAGTTCCAGCGCGACCTGGCCAGCCTCTCGCACGACATCCGCACGCCGATCATGGGCGCGAAAGGGTACCTGCGCCTCGCGCAAGACGAGAGCGACGAGGCCGGGCGCGCACGGCGCTTGGCCGCAGCCGAGGCGCGGCTCGACGACATGGGCGCGCTCCTCGACCAGCTGTTCGCCTACGCGCAGGCGAACGACCCCGACCTCGCGCTCGACCTCGTCCCCGTGGCCGTGCTGCCGGCGCTGGCCGACGTGCTGGTGGGGCAGTTCCCCGCGTTCGAACGGCGCGGATGGGAGCCATGCGTGGACTTCGAGGACGAGGCGCTTTCCGTGGACGCCGACGCCGAGGCTCTCGCGCGCATCTTCGAGAACCTCGTGGCGAACGCGCTGCGCTACGGCTCGGGGCCGCTTGCGGTGGAGCAGCGTGGAGCTTGCGTGACGTTCGCGAACGAGGTGCCCGACCCCGCCGCCCTCGATCCCGAGCGTTTGTTCGAGCGCTTCTACCGCGCCGACGACGCCCGCAGCGCGATCGGGAGCGGCCTCGGCCTGGCCGTGTCTGCCAGCCTCGCCGCCTCCATGGGAATGCGCCTGTCCGCGCGCGTGAAGGGAAACGTGCTGGTCGTGGAGCTGGGGCTGCCGGCGACCTTACGTTAA